The proteins below come from a single Vibrio cyclitrophicus genomic window:
- a CDS encoding threonine/serine exporter family protein: MPSQYRINKIVEIGDTLHRSGCAPYKLEKYTQFYAKKHGVDVMIQATPTAINYQFPDDNNAVILKRLKPASINLSLLANTIIRINQPSSEPVPEPVGYSKFVTALANMGIPPAYLMLVGSTLEAVGFSALLGLMVWVCQQVLHSRRAIAVEFISALLTGIFVAFLASTGLPIPVWALCIASIVLFVPGLSIANALECLAFNDLVSGTSLLGQSALTLIKLFVGIIMGLNIGEAIWGQAVSIDYINAVPTWMHISGLVLISVSIGVMFNARPKDILLGLPVAVLGMWGPFYLGFDSGWVVGTWVTTVLITLYGTWIAKKMELTGSIYIVQGIIILVPGSRVLVSASQSVFEQSILPIPSIGLSALFMFSAIVAGQITAYSIYSPKVER, translated from the coding sequence ATGCCTTCTCAGTACCGAATTAACAAAATTGTTGAAATTGGTGATACTCTTCACCGCAGTGGTTGTGCTCCGTATAAGCTTGAAAAATATACACAATTCTATGCAAAAAAGCACGGCGTTGATGTGATGATTCAAGCGACGCCAACCGCGATCAATTATCAATTCCCAGACGATAACAACGCCGTAATTCTTAAGCGTCTAAAGCCAGCTTCAATTAATCTGAGTTTGTTGGCCAATACCATCATTCGTATTAATCAGCCTAGTAGCGAACCAGTCCCAGAGCCTGTCGGTTACTCTAAATTTGTGACTGCACTTGCCAATATGGGGATTCCACCTGCGTATTTAATGCTAGTTGGCAGTACGCTGGAAGCGGTCGGTTTCTCTGCGTTGTTGGGTTTAATGGTTTGGGTCTGTCAGCAAGTTCTTCATTCACGTCGTGCTATCGCGGTTGAGTTCATCTCAGCTTTGTTAACGGGTATCTTCGTGGCTTTTTTAGCGAGTACAGGGCTACCAATACCTGTTTGGGCGTTGTGTATTGCCTCTATCGTCTTGTTTGTCCCCGGTTTATCTATAGCCAACGCTTTAGAGTGTTTGGCCTTTAATGATTTAGTTTCAGGTACTAGTTTGCTCGGCCAGAGTGCCTTAACCCTAATCAAATTGTTTGTTGGGATTATCATGGGTCTCAATATTGGTGAAGCGATATGGGGACAAGCGGTCTCTATTGACTATATCAATGCAGTGCCCACGTGGATGCATATATCGGGTTTAGTGCTGATCTCTGTGTCTATCGGGGTAATGTTCAATGCGCGCCCTAAAGACATTTTGCTTGGCTTGCCAGTTGCGGTTCTTGGCATGTGGGGGCCGTTCTACCTTGGTTTTGATAGTGGTTGGGTTGTGGGTACTTGGGTAACCACGGTTCTTATTACTTTGTACGGAACTTGGATTGCTAAAAAGATGGAGCTCACCGGCTCTATTTACATCGTGCAGGGTATCATCATCTTGGTTCCGGGTAGCCGAGTATTGGTGAGTGCGAGTCAATCTGTGTTTGAGCAATCAATCTTGCCGATCCCGAGTATCGGTTTATCGGCGCTGTTTATGTTCTCCGCGATTGTGGCAGGACAAATCACGGCGTATTCGATCTACTCACCAAAAGTAGAGCGTTAA
- a CDS encoding glycoside hydrolase family 9 protein, with protein MQKGTLSLAIIMILSSGAIHAEEQIRNSHFKGNMDGWWNAGANIATESNEACIDIKNPGKNSWDIILGHSDIGLEQGQKYQVSFDAYANIDTEMKALIQHEGPPYTHYFLSDVGISTDKQSYTFDFVHELDSDADTEFQFQLGAQKEGIICVDNVSVVGKPFVKVATKMPIRANQVGFLPQSDKFIFVENTSTTPLKWTLISHSGISLDLGKTEVFGLNKASGEHIHRVNLSNYTDTMKGLTIEVGDDVSYPFDIRNDVYSKLKLDALSYFYQNRSGIEIKPEFVQREDLARPGGHMSDTATCFDKVDSWGNKWPGCDLTIDATGGWYDAGDHGKYTVNSGISTWTLLNLFERGKFLENKSLPFSESKVKIPEATNGVNPLLSEARWNIEFMLAMQVDSDTPIAVPVGNQSASKNLKLTEINARGLAFHKIADESWTGMPLPPHKDTQKRYVGYPTTAASLNLAAIGAQCARIWKDIDSDFSQLCLDSATKAWNAANQHQDIYAYDNFTGSGPYDDIELSDERYWAAAELFITTNDEAYKEVLVDSRHYLEVPKGNINADGDMYWQYIAPAGTVSLAVVPNSLDNQVIEQARKNIIKTAESYTKQVANEGYNIPYTVEEYSWGSNSNLVNRSIFLIYAHDFSNDVLYIKAAASAMDYILGGNPMNISYVTGYGTKPAENPHHRFWAYAADESSPKPAPGALIGGPNSVSFSDPIAAVMKGKCVGQTCYSDNIGAWTLNEITINWNAPLVWVTSALDEGQLD; from the coding sequence ATGCAAAAAGGAACGTTATCTCTCGCGATTATCATGATTTTATCTTCTGGAGCTATTCACGCAGAAGAGCAGATTAGAAATAGTCACTTTAAAGGCAATATGGATGGTTGGTGGAATGCTGGCGCCAACATAGCTACAGAAAGTAATGAAGCGTGTATTGATATTAAAAACCCAGGAAAAAATTCTTGGGATATCATTTTAGGCCATAGCGATATTGGCTTAGAGCAAGGTCAGAAATATCAGGTATCGTTCGATGCATATGCGAATATTGATACTGAGATGAAAGCCTTGATCCAACATGAAGGGCCTCCTTATACGCATTATTTTCTAAGTGACGTGGGTATATCAACAGACAAGCAAAGCTATACGTTTGATTTTGTACACGAACTTGATAGTGACGCCGATACAGAATTCCAGTTTCAATTAGGCGCACAGAAGGAAGGTATCATCTGTGTAGACAATGTTTCTGTCGTAGGTAAGCCATTTGTAAAAGTGGCGACTAAGATGCCTATTCGAGCCAATCAAGTTGGCTTCTTACCTCAATCCGATAAATTTATCTTCGTTGAAAATACGTCGACGACACCTTTGAAATGGACATTAATATCTCATTCCGGGATCAGCCTTGATCTTGGTAAAACTGAAGTATTCGGCCTGAATAAAGCGTCGGGTGAGCACATTCACCGAGTTAATCTTTCAAACTATACAGACACAATGAAAGGCTTAACGATCGAAGTCGGCGATGATGTCAGTTATCCGTTCGATATTCGAAACGATGTTTATAGTAAGTTGAAGCTCGATGCTTTGTCTTACTTCTATCAAAATCGCAGCGGCATTGAAATAAAGCCAGAGTTTGTTCAACGTGAGGATCTTGCGAGGCCCGGGGGTCACATGTCCGATACTGCAACATGTTTTGATAAAGTCGATAGTTGGGGAAATAAATGGCCTGGCTGCGATCTGACGATTGATGCGACCGGTGGCTGGTACGATGCAGGCGATCATGGTAAATATACGGTGAACAGTGGCATCTCAACATGGACACTCTTGAACCTATTTGAGCGAGGGAAGTTCTTAGAGAACAAATCACTTCCTTTTTCAGAGAGCAAAGTAAAAATCCCTGAAGCAACCAATGGCGTTAACCCGTTGTTGTCTGAAGCTCGCTGGAACATAGAGTTCATGTTAGCGATGCAAGTTGATTCTGACACGCCTATCGCCGTTCCTGTTGGTAATCAGTCTGCGAGTAAAAACCTCAAACTTACCGAAATTAACGCGAGAGGGTTGGCTTTTCACAAGATCGCGGATGAGTCTTGGACAGGCATGCCATTACCGCCACACAAAGATACTCAGAAACGCTATGTTGGTTATCCGACGACTGCGGCCTCATTGAATTTGGCCGCCATTGGTGCTCAGTGTGCACGTATTTGGAAAGATATCGACAGTGATTTCTCGCAGTTATGTTTGGATTCAGCGACCAAAGCGTGGAACGCCGCAAATCAACATCAAGATATCTATGCTTACGACAACTTCACGGGGTCAGGGCCGTATGATGATATCGAATTGAGTGATGAGCGATACTGGGCTGCGGCCGAGCTCTTTATCACAACCAATGATGAGGCTTATAAAGAGGTATTGGTTGATTCGCGACACTATCTTGAAGTGCCTAAAGGTAATATCAATGCCGATGGTGACATGTATTGGCAGTATATAGCGCCTGCGGGCACCGTGAGTTTAGCCGTGGTACCTAACTCATTGGACAACCAAGTTATTGAACAAGCACGTAAGAACATCATTAAAACGGCAGAATCTTATACTAAGCAAGTTGCCAATGAAGGCTACAACATCCCTTATACCGTCGAAGAGTATTCGTGGGGCTCAAACTCCAACCTTGTAAACCGTAGTATCTTTTTGATTTACGCTCACGATTTTTCCAATGATGTTCTCTACATCAAAGCGGCGGCTAGTGCGATGGATTATATCCTCGGAGGCAACCCGATGAATATCTCTTATGTTACTGGTTATGGAACGAAACCTGCTGAGAATCCTCATCATCGATTCTGGGCTTACGCTGCTGATGAAAGTTCACCAAAACCAGCACCGGGTGCGTTAATTGGAGGCCCAAATTCGGTAAGTTTTAGTGATCCTATTGCCGCTGTGATGAAAGGCAAGTGTGTTGGACAAACGTGTTACAGCGATAATATTGGAGCTTGGACGTTGAACGAGATAACCATCAACTGGAATGCGCCGCTAGTATGGGTTACTTCTGCTTTAGATGAAGGGCAGCTTGATTGA
- a CDS encoding IS3 family transposase (programmed frameshift) has protein sequence MSRISIERKEAILKKLLPPYSMSVKEVSEEEGISTATLYHWRQQLRRSGAAVPNSNTSSEQWSAQTKLAIVAETYSMTESELSQYCREKGLFPEQIQSWRSECMQGFKSSKEHEAEAKKQAKADKLEIKELKKDLRLKEKALAETAALLVLKKKAESLLRGRARGRLTSTDERQTIVTLILEAKQCGCRLEPACHEVQIDLRTYRRWYQQGEVQADKRPICLRPEPANKLSQEERDAIIEVCNRSEFASLPPTQIVPTLLDRGEYIASESSYYRVLSTQGQLHKRGRQRSRQKQAKPTSYTATDSNQVYTWDITYLPSKVRGQHYYLYVIEDIYSRKIVGYEVYEHECGELASQLLQRTLMREQCFNQALVLHSDNGAPMKSLTFKAKMEELGITSSYSRPRVSDDNPYVESLFRTVKYMPNWPTKGFESLDSSRSWVEAFVLWYNTEHKHSKLNYVTPSERHNGKDKEILKRRVEVLFAAKQRKPERWSGDIRNCAPVGDVHLNPEREAA, from the exons GTGTCTCGTATCTCAATAGAAAGAAAAGAAGCTATATTGAAGAAGCTATTACCTCCCTATTCGATGTCAGTTAAAGAAGTGTCGGAAGAGGAAGGAATCAGTACTGCGACCCTGTATCATTGGCGCCAGCAACTCAGACGTTCAGGAGCCGCCGTGCCAAATAGTAACACTTCATCAGAGCAGTGGTCTGCTCAAACTAAACTAGCCATTGTCGCTGAAACCTACTCAATGACAGAAAGTGAACTCAGCCAATATTGTCGTGAAAAAGGCCTTTTCCCAGAACAAATCCAAAGCTGGCGCAGCGAATGTATGCAAGGGTTTAAGTCGAGTAAAGAGCACGAAGCTGAAGCAAAGAAGCAGGCTAAAGCTGACAAACTTGAAATCAAAGAGTTGAAGAAAGATTTACGACTCAAAGAAAAAGCACTCGCTGAAACGGCCGCCCTCTTGGTACTAA AGAAAAAAGCTGAGAGCCTTTTACGGGGAAGAGCCAGAGGACGACTAACCTCAACCGATGAAAGGCAGACCATAGTGACTCTTATCCTTGAAGCGAAGCAATGTGGATGTCGTTTAGAGCCAGCTTGCCATGAAGTTCAAATCGACTTGAGAACATATCGTCGCTGGTATCAGCAAGGAGAAGTACAAGCTGACAAAAGGCCAATATGCCTCAGGCCTGAGCCTGCTAATAAGCTGTCGCAGGAAGAGCGTGATGCGATAATCGAGGTGTGTAACCGCTCAGAGTTCGCAAGCTTGCCTCCAACTCAAATCGTCCCGACATTGCTTGATAGAGGTGAGTACATCGCCTCTGAGTCGAGCTACTACCGAGTGTTGAGTACGCAGGGGCAACTTCACAAGCGAGGTCGTCAGCGGAGCAGACAGAAGCAAGCGAAGCCAACCAGTTACACAGCGACGGACTCGAACCAAGTCTATACTTGGGATATCACTTACTTACCCTCAAAGGTTCGAGGTCAACATTATTACCTGTATGTCATTGAGGACATCTACAGTCGAAAAATTGTTGGTTATGAAGTGTATGAGCATGAATGCGGTGAGCTGGCGTCACAACTTCTGCAAAGGACGTTGATGCGAGAGCAGTGCTTTAATCAAGCGCTGGTTCTTCACTCGGATAATGGTGCGCCAATGAAGTCGTTGACGTTCAAAGCTAAAATGGAAGAGTTAGGTATTACCTCGTCATATAGTCGCCCAAGAGTCAGTGATGATAACCCTTATGTCGAGTCATTGTTCCGTACAGTTAAGTACATGCCAAACTGGCCAACAAAGGGCTTTGAAAGTCTCGATAGTAGCCGAAGTTGGGTTGAAGCCTTCGTACTCTGGTACAACACCGAGCACAAGCACAGTAAGCTAAATTACGTCACGCCTTCAGAGCGTCACAATGGAAAAGATAAAGAGATCTTGAAGCGTCGTGTAGAGGTATTGTTCGCTGCAAAACAGCGAAAGCCTGAGCGGTGGTCTGGTGATATCAGGAACTGTGCGCCTGTTGGTGACGTTCATCTGAATCCAGAAAGAGAAGCTGCTTAA
- the copI gene encoding copper-resistant cuproprotein CopI, producing MKKTLIAIALTLTTATAFAEMDHSALDHSSKDHSGMDHSMMKNGEMDHSNMNHSIMKGGKMDHSKMMNMDGMMDMEGMSEVGMPAKGAKPDKVVHVLLSDDMKITFKNKVDIEPNDVVQFVVMNTGKIDHEFSIGSASEQLEHREMMKNMGNHAHDSGSTVTVKSGKAKQMLWHFHGDNQVEFACNIPGHAEAGMAKSITL from the coding sequence ATGAAAAAGACACTAATTGCTATCGCTCTAACACTGACCACTGCAACGGCTTTTGCTGAAATGGATCACTCTGCTCTTGACCATTCAAGTAAAGATCATTCAGGCATGGATCACTCAATGATGAAAAATGGAGAGATGGATCATTCAAATATGAATCACAGCATTATGAAGGGTGGAAAGATGGACCATTCGAAGATGATGAATATGGATGGAATGATGGACATGGAAGGTATGTCAGAAGTTGGGATGCCAGCTAAAGGCGCGAAGCCCGATAAAGTGGTTCATGTACTGCTAAGTGATGATATGAAAATCACATTTAAAAACAAGGTCGATATAGAGCCAAATGACGTAGTGCAGTTTGTTGTGATGAATACCGGCAAGATTGATCACGAATTCTCGATTGGCTCTGCTTCAGAGCAATTGGAGCATCGTGAAATGATGAAAAATATGGGGAATCACGCTCATGATTCGGGCAGTACAGTCACAGTTAAGTCGGGCAAAGCGAAGCAGATGCTGTGGCATTTCCACGGTGATAATCAAGTCGAATTTGCCTGCAATATTCCAGGACATGCGGAAGCGGGCATGGCGAAGTCGATAACGCTTTAG